The following are from one region of the Candidatus Protochlamydia phocaeensis genome:
- a CDS encoding NUDIX domain-containing protein has translation MRKTLSLILIVLACVIDFQASAQIVASSLHRPPILTTTAIIEVYDQNQLKGIVLIERGKAPFGKALPGGKVEYGETVEQAVRREMQEEVGLELKDLKQFHVYSDPNRDFRHHSVEVTHLAKSDRTPQAGDDAAQAWIVPLDQIPWDQMAFDHAQILKDYLAYRQGQQDKMMLNP, from the coding sequence ATGAGAAAAACATTATCTCTAATTTTGATCGTTCTGGCATGTGTGATAGACTTTCAAGCAAGCGCTCAGATTGTGGCCTCTTCTCTTCATCGCCCTCCTATTTTGACAACGACTGCGATTATTGAGGTATATGACCAAAACCAACTAAAGGGAATCGTTCTCATTGAGAGGGGCAAAGCGCCTTTTGGCAAAGCTCTTCCCGGGGGAAAAGTCGAATATGGCGAAACTGTTGAACAAGCTGTACGCCGCGAAATGCAAGAGGAAGTTGGATTGGAACTAAAGGATCTAAAGCAATTTCACGTTTATTCTGATCCCAACCGTGATTTCCGCCACCATTCCGTTGAAGTCACTCATCTGGCAAAAAGCGACCGCACGCCCCAAGCTGGCGATGATGCGGCCCAAGCTTGGATCGTTCCTCTTGATCAAATTCCTTGGGATCAAATGGCTTTCGACCATGCTCAAATTCTGAAAGACTATCTGGCTTATCGGCAAGGACAGCAAGACAAAATGATGCTCAACCCCTGA